From Paenibacillus sp. PL2-23:
CTGTCGAACCGCTTCCTGTCACCATCGAAGAAGTAACCGGAATGGATCTCGTATCGTCTGCAGATTCCAGTGTAATATACCCATTCGAAGCATATACGGGCTCGCTGAACTGAATCCGGATGATGCTTGTAATGGAATGTGTACCGGCAGTCGCAGGACTGTAAGAGCCCGGAGCAGCAAGCGTTGGCTTGACAGAGTCCTCTGACACTACCGTGCGGAAATTCCATCTGGTCGCACTCTGGATGCCCGCATATGGCGCATTGTTCGACACATTAAGGAATGCTCCAGCGTCTACTAGCGCATAATATTCCGTATTCAGGTCAAAACGATTCGACGTTGCGCTAAGAAGCGGATCAATAATCGCTTCTCGCCCTTCAGATATCGTAATTCTTCCTGAACCGACGCTAATTCTCTCCACCACCTGGTTATCGGATGAACGATAGATGGTGACAGCCGTCGTGGCTGAGCCCAGCTTGATGTTCTCGTCGAACAGGATGCGCAGGTTCGCCCCCAGGGGCACATTGGTAAGATTATCAGCGGGATAGAAGCTCAGCGCCGCCGGGCCGCTTGGAGCTGCTTCCGCGTGTCTAGGCGCAGACAATCCTGGCACACCTAGCTGCAGGATCATCGCGAAGGCCAGCAGAACGGAAAGCTTTCGGATTCGATACATGTCATCATTCACTCCTCATCAAACACTCGTACCTTATTTTTCGGTTCAACACGATGAAAAATTTAGGGTATCCGCCTTTTTTGTACCGTTTGAAACCAATCGTTGCTTCTGACCATAAAAAAAACGCCGTTCCAACCATCATTTATCATGACGGATGAAACAGCGTTTCGGTTGCGCACCTCGCGCATTCTGTCGAGAAATTTATAGACCTGCGCCGGATTTCAGCAGCTCAGCCTTGTCTACGCGCTCCCAAGGAAGATCGATGTCGGTACGGCCGAAGTGACCGTAAGCGGCAGTCTTCGCGTAGATAGGACGGCGAAGGTCCAGCATCTTAATGATGCCAGCAGGACGAAGATCGAAGTTGTTCGTGATCAGCTCGACCAGCTTCTCCTCGGACACTTTACCCGTGCCGTATGTGTCGACGTTGACGGATACCGGCTTCGCTACGCCGATTGCGTAAGCGAGCTGGATTTCGCATTTGTCAGCCAGACCGGCTGCAACAATGTTTTTGGCTACATAGCGAGCCGCGTAAGCTGCAGAACGGTCAACCTTTGTTGGATCCTTGCCGGAGAACGCGCCGCCGCCATGGCGAGCATAGCCGCCGTAAGTATCTACGATGATTTTGCGGCCAGTCAGACCGGCATCACCTTGAGGACCGCCAATAACGAAACGGCCAGTTGGGTTGATAAAATATTTGGTCTCCGCATCCAGCCACTCTTCCGGTACAACCGGCTTAATGACATGCTCCATGACGTCGCGTTGGATTTGCTCCAGCGAGATTTCTTCCGCATGCTGAGTGGATACCACGATAGTGTCTACGCGTACAGGCTTGCCGTCCACGTATTCAATCGTTACTTGCGTCTTGCCGTCCGGACGGAGGTAGCCAAGCGTATCGTTCTTGCGCACCTCGGACAAGCGGCGTGCAATGCGGTGCGACAGGGCGATTGGCAGAGGCATAAGCTCCGGTGTCTCGTTCGTCGCGAAGCCGAACATCAGGCCTTGGTCGCCTGCGCCGATGTCTTCGTTCTCTTGCTTCATGTCCTTGCCGTCGCGCGTCTCGAGAGCCGCGTTCACGCCTTGCGCGATATCCGCGGATTGCTCGTTCAGCGACGTCAGAACCGCACACGTGCTGTGGTCGAAGCCGAACTTCGCGCGTGTATAGCCGATCTCCTTGATTGTGCGACGCGCAATGGATGAAATATCAATAAAATCCGCGCGGCTGCTGATTTCTCCAATGACAAGCACAAGACCTGTCGCTACCGAAACCTCGCACGCTACGCGCGCATTAGGGTCTGCTTCCAGGAATGCGTCCAGTACGGCGTCCGAGATTTGGTCACAAATCTTATCCGGATGTCCTTCCGTAACTGATTCCGATGTGAATAAATGGCGTCCTTTAACCGACATTCGATATCAACCTCCTAATTTCAATCCTCGCCCTCCAGGAAGAGTACGATATTGTTTTTCGACAAATAATAAATAAGTACAATGGTTTTATACAAAATTGAACCTTTTCCGCGAAGGAAAAGGTTGTCACACAGCTCTTCTTCTAAAAAGTTATGATACCTAAAATGTCGCATAGTGTCAATGGACGCCATCGGGTTTGTTTATAGGGTAAACCCGCCGCCCAGCACGGATTCTGCCTGCGCGATCAAGCGTTTCGTAATCTCGCCTCCGACCGATCCCGCTTGACGTGTCGAAATGTCCGACCAATGCACACGGCCCGCGCCGCTGCTTGGAGCTGCTCCAAGCTCGCCTGCAAATTCCGTATCCGCAGAGCCTGCCGAATAGCTTGGCGTCATTAAGCCAAACTCCGCAGCAATTTCATATTTCATTTGATCAAGGGCAGCCTTGCAAGTGGGAACAACGACTTTATTGGAACGACTCATGTTGATGCACCTCCAAGATGTGATGATTACATCCCTATTGTGCATCCCTGCCGTCATCCTCAAGCGTGCTTTCTGTTGTCAATGCGGGTAGAATGTAGCACCTTATCCACCAATCGTATTGAATGCCAACTCAGGTCTGATGGGCTCAAAGCAACGAGCTGCTCAGCCTGGGTTAGACTGCAGCAGCTCGCTTCGTTCATTATTTGATGGTATAAGTCCCTTTCACCATAAGGGTGAGCGGCCCTGTCTCGTCTGGGTGCCCCATGATGCCGCGTCCATCGCGTGGGAACCAGATCAAGTGGTTCGTCGGCACATCCTTGCCGCTCTTGATATCGATCCCGCCCGTCAGATCGGAGATGCCATTCGTGTCGGAGCTGTAAGCAACCGCTTTGCCTACACGAACCACTGCTTCGCCGCCCGCTGCAATCATGAGCGTCTTGCCCACAGGCAGCTCTACAATCTCCAGCCCGGAAGCCTCTCCCGTGCCACCGGCCGTTCCTCCTGTGCTGCCTCCTGTAGAGCCTCCAGCCGTGCCGCCATTGCTCAGCTTCGCAATCTGCTCATCCACATAGCTTTTGGTCACCACAGGATCCTCTATCGTTCCAGGCGCTATCGCCGAACCAGCCTCCAGCGGCTTCGCCATAGCCATGCCGACCCACACACCCGCTGTTACAATGACAGCTGCAGTTAATACCTTTAATGCCCTCTGTTTCACTAAAGTGGTCTCCTCTCTAGTATCTTATTAGTAGGATACTAGATTTCATGAAATTCATCTACTTCTATGTCCCTTATTGCGTTGTTTGGAACCATTTAAGTTGTTTTGAAGCTAATAGTATTTTTGCATCCTGAATGACAGTGTAGATATTTATAACATAGTCATCATACTTTTGAATTTTATTTTGAATATGTTCATCTTCAAATATAATTTCTAGCGTTCCATCTTCAGTAGGTTTTAATATTGTTTCTTGTGCTTGCGTTGCCCCAATACCAAATTGCTTACTATATGTCGGTTTCCCTGTGTTTTGATCTACAAATTCAACTAATACTTTATGATCACCCGCGATTAAATCGTATGATTTATCTCTTTTTAATGAATAATTCGTTTGAAGTTTAACACCACTTACCGTAAACATCCCTGTTACATGAAGTGACGCATGAATCTTGCTCAGACTTAATTCATAACCTCCAATAGCAATATTTGAAAATGATGTGTTAATTGCAGTAGAGTCAAAATTCAATTTATATTTTACTGGCTTAATAA
This genomic window contains:
- the metK gene encoding methionine adenosyltransferase, with the translated sequence MSVKGRHLFTSESVTEGHPDKICDQISDAVLDAFLEADPNARVACEVSVATGLVLVIGEISSRADFIDISSIARRTIKEIGYTRAKFGFDHSTCAVLTSLNEQSADIAQGVNAALETRDGKDMKQENEDIGAGDQGLMFGFATNETPELMPLPIALSHRIARRLSEVRKNDTLGYLRPDGKTQVTIEYVDGKPVRVDTIVVSTQHAEEISLEQIQRDVMEHVIKPVVPEEWLDAETKYFINPTGRFVIGGPQGDAGLTGRKIIVDTYGGYARHGGGAFSGKDPTKVDRSAAYAARYVAKNIVAAGLADKCEIQLAYAIGVAKPVSVNVDTYGTGKVSEEKLVELITNNFDLRPAGIIKMLDLRRPIYAKTAAYGHFGRTDIDLPWERVDKAELLKSGAGL
- a CDS encoding alpha/beta-type small acid-soluble spore protein, whose protein sequence is MSRSNKVVVPTCKAALDQMKYEIAAEFGLMTPSYSAGSADTEFAGELGAAPSSGAGRVHWSDISTRQAGSVGGEITKRLIAQAESVLGGGFTL